Below is a genomic region from Sphingopyxis terrae subsp. terrae NBRC 15098.
GTTTCGACCTTGAAGACATTGCTGATTCATTTCGGCGCCGGGGTGGCGGCGTCCGACTGCGTGGATGCTTGTCACGACACGGCGCACACCGGGCGATGGATCATCGGCCTGTCGCTGGTGATCTTTGCGCTGCCGTTTTGCGCGCATGCGGCGCGACGCGTCCTTCTGTCGCGCGCGCGCGCCGGCCGGCGCATCCGGCGTGGCGCGGTTCCGACGAAGCCGGCCCGGTTTCGCTTTCGCAGACGGGCGCCCTCTTGACCGCGCCGCGCGCAGCGGCACAGTGGCGGTTTGACGATCGGGGAGCGGCGACGGCATGGCGACAGAGCAGGCAGCGGTAAACGGGATCAGCATCACCTTCGAAGACAAGGGGCCGCGCGATGCGCCGGTGATCCTGCTGGTGATGGGGCTGGGCGGGCAGTTGACACTGTGGCCCGACGAATTTGTCGATGCGCTGAATGCGCGCGGCTTTCGGACCATCCGGTACGACAACCGCGACGTCGGCCTGTCTACGCGCTTCGACGCGGCCGGTGTCCCCAATCTCAAATGGATGTTCGTGAAGTCGCTGCTGCGCCTCCCGGTGCGGAGCGCTTACACGCTCGCCGACATGGCGGCCGACGGCGTGGCCTTGCTTGACCATCTGGGCATCGCGCGGGCGCATATCGTCGGCGTGTCGATGGGCGGGATGATTTCGCAGCATATCGCCGCGCGCTATCCGGACCGCGTGCTGTCGCTGACGTCGGTGATGTCGACGACCGGCAATCCCCGCCTGCCGCGCGCGCAGAAGGAAGCGATGCAGGTGCTGACCAGCCGCCCGATGAGCGGCGATCCCGAAGATCTGATCGCCTATTCGGTGCGCGCTGCCAAGGTGATCGGCAGCCCCGGCTACCCGCCCGACGAGGAGCGGTTGCAGCGGCGCGTGCGCAGCGATTTCGAACGTGGCTGGTATCCGCAGGGCGTCGCGCGCCAGATGGCGGCGATCGTCGCCGATGGCGACCGGCGGCCGATGCTGAAGTCGATCGACGCGCCGACGCTGGTGATCCATGGCGAGGGCGATCCGCTGGTGCCGCTGGCGGGCGGACGCGATACCGCCGACAATATTCCGGGCGCCCGACTGCTCACCATCCCCGGCATGGGGCATGATTTGCCGCTGGGATTGGTCGATACGCTGGCCGATGCGATCGCCGGTCACGCCGGGGCGGTTGCCCGGGCCTGAGCTATAGGGCGGCTTTTTGCCTTATAGCTCGCCGCCGAGGGCACCATATTTCGCCTCGAACCCCGCCTTGTCGCCCTTCGCCAGATAGCCGGCCTGGTCGACGATATTGTCGCGGACGATGCGGCCCTGAAACGCGCCGAGCTGTGGATCGATCGCGGCGATATCGGCGTCGGTCCAGGCGGCGATCTGCGCAAAGCTGGTGACGCCAAGGCCGCCGAGCAGCGTCGCCATTTTCGGCCCGACGCCCTTCAGCAATTGCAGATTATCGGCTTTGGCGGCGGCAGGGGCGGGAGCGGCTTCTGCCGGCGGGGCAGGGGCGACCGGTGGAGGCGCGGCCGGTTCGGGCTCGGGCGCATGCGCGACGGGTGCGGGCGGGACGGTGGGTTCCGCCGGAATATCGGAGGCTGTGGGCGGTGCAGCCGGCACCGGAGGCGGCGACGCGGGCGCGGGTTCCTTTGGCTTGAAGCGCGCTGGTTCGGCTTTGACGATGTCGGGCTTCGCCACTTCCAGCGGTTTTTTCGGCTCGGCCGGCATCGCTGCGGGCGGCGCTGCTTCGTCGGGCCGCTTGCGGCCGAACAGCCACCACAGCAGGACGACCGCGACGACCAGTCCGACGACCGCGATGATCCAATTTTCCTGAAGCCACGTCATGATGATCTCCCTGTTTCACTGTCAGCCTAAGCCGACGGGGGTGGCGCGTCCAGCACCGCTCAGCGCGCCTCTCGGTTGACCTCGCGCCAGCCGATGTCGCGGCGGCAGAAGCCGCTCGGGAAATCGAGCTTGTCGACCGCGGCATAGGTGCGCGCCTGCGCTTCGGTGACACTCTTGCCCGTCGCGGTGACGTTGAGAACGCGTCCCCCCGCGGCGACGATCGCGCCGTCGGCGCGCGCGGTCCCGGCATGGAAGACGCGCACGCCTCCCGCTTCGGCCGCGGCGATGTTGCGGATCGCGCCACCCTTTTCGGGGGTGCCCGGATAGCCGTTCGCCGCCATCACGACGGTCAGCGCATAGCCGCCGGTAAAGGTCGGCGCGGGCACGTCGGCGAGCCGCCCGGTCGCGGCGGCATGAAGCAGCGCGGCAAAATCTCCGGTCAGGCGCATCATCAGCACCTGACATTCGGGATCACCGAAACGGCAATTATATTCGATCAGCTTGGGGCCTTCGCTGGTCAGCATCAGCCCGGCGAACAGCACCCCGACATAGGGCGTGCCTTCGGCGGCGAGTGCGGCGACGGTGGGACGGATGATCCGATCCATCACCTCGGCTTCGAGCTCCTTGGTCAGCACAGGCGCCGGGCTGTAGGCGCCCATGCCGCCGGTGTTGGGCCCGGTGTCGCCGTCGCCGACGCGCTTGTGATCCTGGGCGCTGCCGAAGGCGATGACATTGGTGCCGTCGGACAGCGCGAAGAAGCTTGCCTCCTCGCCGGTCATGAATTCCTCGATCACCACCTCGGCACCCGCGCCGCCAAAGGCGCCCGCGAACATGTCGGCGATCGCGGCTTCGGCCTCGGCGCGAGTCTCGGCGATGATCACGCCCTTGCCCGCGGCGAGCCCGTCGGCCTTGATCACGACCGGAATCGCGAAATCGGCGAGCGCGGCCAGCGCGGCGTCGGCGCTGGTGCAGCGCACATAGCCGGCGGTCGGAATCGCGGCGCGCGCACACAGATCCTTGGTAAAGCCCTTCGATCCTTCGAGCTGCGCGGCGGCGGCGGACGGGCCGAAGACCGGAATGTCGATCGCGCGCAACCGGTCACCGAGGCCGGCGACGAGCGGCCCTTCGGGGCCGACGACGACGAAATCGATCGCATGGGTGCGCACGAAGGCGACGAGCCCGTCAACATCGTCGGCTGCGATCGGCACACATTCGGCATAGACTTCGATCCCGGGGTTTCCGGGTGCTGCATAGAGCTTGGCGCAACTCGGCGATTGTGCCAGTTGCCAGCTCAGCGCATGTTCGCGCCCCCCAGATCCGACCAGCAGGATATTCATGAGCGTCCCTTTTCCGTCCGACGATGGCACCGAAGCGCGGCTGTTAGCCGAGGCGACGGCGGGCGACAATGCACCCGCGCTGTCGGTCACGCAATTGTCGGCGGCGATCAAGCGGACGGTCGAGGACGGCTTTGCGCGGGTCCGCGTGCGCGGTGAGCTGTCGGGGGCGAAGCGTGCGGCATCAGGGCATTTCTACGCCGCGCTCAAGGACGACAACGCGCTGATCGACATGGTGATGTGGAAGGGGCAGGCGGCGCGCCTCGCCTTCCGGCCCGAAGATGGCATCGAGGTGATCGCGACGGGCAAGCTCACCACCTATCCCGGCCGCTCCAAATATCAGCTGGTCGTCGAAAGCCTGGAGGTCGCGGGCGAAGGCGCGTTGATGCTGTTGTTCGAAAAGCTGAAGGCGCGGCTTGGCGCCGAAGGGCTGTTCGACCGAGAACGCAAGCAGCCGTTGCCCTATCTGCCGCGCGTCATCGGCGTCGTTACCTCGCCGACCGGGGCAGTGATTCGCGACATTCTTCATCGCCTCGCCGATCGCTGCCCGACGCGCGTGATCGTGTGGCCGGTGCTGGTGCAGGGCGAAGGGGCGGCGGCGCAGGTTGCGAATGCGGTGCGCGGTTTCGATGCGCTCGCGCCCGGCGGACCGGTGCCGCGCCCCGACCTTGTCATCGTCGCGCGCGGCGGCGGTTCGATCGAGGATTTATGGGCGTTCAACGAAGAAATCGTGGTGCGTGCGATCGCCGATTGCCGCATTCCGACGATCAGCGCGGTCGGCCATGAAACCGATGTGACGCTGGCCGATTATGCCGCCGACGTGCGCGCGCCGACGCCAACCGCCGCCGCCGAAATGGCGGTGCCGGTGCGCGCCGAGCTCATCGCGCAGCTTGCGACGTGGCGCAGCCGTATGACGGGCGCGGCGACGCGCCAACGCGCGCTCGCCGGCGAGCGATTGACTGCGCTCGCGCGGCACCTGCCGAAGCGCGAGGCGCTCTACGCCCCCCAGCGCCAGCGGCTCGACGACGCCGCCGAGCGGCTCGATCGCAGCCAGCGCCACCGGCTCGCGCTCGCCGGCGAACGGCTGGTGACGCGCGGCGCGGCGCTGCGTCCGGCGCTGCTGGCGCGTGCCTGGGACCGCGATCGCGCCAAGCTGGCGGGGCTTGCGCGGCTGCTGACCTCGCTCGATCCGCGCGCGTTGCTTGCCCGTGGCTATGCGATGGTGCGCGATGCCGACGGGGCGATCGTGCCGAGCGCGGCGCGCGCCCGTGGGGCAGGCCATCTGCGGCTTGCCTTCGCCGATGGCGAGGTGCCGGTGACGGTGGCGGAGGGCGATGCGCCGCCACCCCCTGCGCCCTCCGCTGCGCCGGCGCCAAAGCCCGCGCGCAAGCCCCCCGCCGCGCCGGGGCGGGGACAGGGCGAGCTGTTCTGAGCGCCGCAGGGGTGGCCGAAATCGCGCAGGTCGCTATATTGCATCCGATATCTTGGACAATTTGATGGACCCCGCCATGTTGATCGCCAGCCGCAACCGCCTTGCCCGCCTGCAATATGGCCCGAACGGATTTCGTATCCTGTCGCCGGGCGACCATGTGCTGTGCGCGGTGAGCGGGGTGCCGATCGGGCTCGACGAGCTGCGCTATTGGTCGGTTGCGCGGCAGGAGCCCTATGCGACCGCGGCGATTTCGGTGCAGGCCGCACTGGACGCGGCGCGCGGCGCATGACCGCGCGCGGGGCAGCGCCCCGAGCGATTGCTTCGCTGACCCTGGCCATTGCGGCGGCAGGCTGTGTACCCGCCGTGGCCGACAGTCCCCCGGCGCCCAAGGTGGCAGCGCCCGCTGCCGCCGCGCCTTCCGTACCGACCACACCCCCGGTCCCGAAGCCGCTTCCCGGTCCCGCCGATTTCGCCTTTCGCGGCAGCATGATCCAGGGCGGAACGCTGATCGGCCAAGTGCCGGGCGGAACGCGCATGTTGACGCTCGATGGCGCACCCGTTCCGGTCGCAGGCGATGGCGCTTTCCTGATCGCCTTCGATCGCGATGCGCCCGCGAGCCAGCAACTGGTAGCGACCCTTTCCGACGGGCGCACGGTTACGCGGACGCTGAGCATTGCGGCGGGGAATTGGCGGATCGAAAATATCAACGCGCCCTATCGCGGCAGCGCATCAAGCGACGCCGAATTCGAACGCCGTCGCCCCGCCGAACTGGCGCAGATCGCTGCGGCGCGCGCGAGCCATGTCGAATCGGACGGCTGGCGGCAGCAATTTCGCTGGCCCGCGCCGGGGCGGCTCTCAGGCTTCTTCGGTTCGCAGCGCGTCTATCAGGGCAAGCCGGGGAGCTATCATAGCGGCACCGATATCGCCGTGCCCGCGGGCACGCCCTTTTTCGCGCCCGCCGACGGGGTCGTGGTGCTCGCGGCCGATGCGCCCTTCACGCTCGAAGGAAATTTGCTGATCGTCGACCACGGCATGGGGCTGACCAGCGCCTTTCTGCACTGCCAGCGCCTCGATGTGAAGGTCGGCGACCGTGTGACGCAAGGGCAACAGCTCGGTACGGTGGGCGCGACGGGACGGGCAACAGGGCCGCATATGCATTGGGGGCTCAAATGGCGCGACGCGCGGCTCGACCCGGGCACGCTCGCGGGACCGATGGCGCGATAATCGAGGCGTTTCGATTGGAGGCGTAATTTAATTACGTACTAGGGTCGTTGATTATTCGAAGTGTGTGAGCGCTCATTTGTGTTGTTGCAAATTCGTCACAATCGCTCGTGAAACCGCGTCCCTCGGGGGGAATTCCCTTTACTCACCATGAATGAGCGATCATCCCGCACGCTATCGGGGTGTCTGTTCGGCGGCTTTGCGCTGCGAAAATAGGGGCCCGGGTATAACCACCACCAGTAGCAAGGGACTGCACTGTGAAGAAAACCCACTATTCCAAGCTGAAGCTTGGCGCTGCGCCGATCGTTATCGGCGTTGCCCTTGCTTCGGTTCCTGCCTTCGCGCAAGACGCCGAGGAAGGCGCCGCTGCGCCGGGTTCGGAGATCGTCGTTACCGGCACCCTGATCCGCAACCCCAACCTCGAACAGTCGACGCCCGTCAACGTCACCACTTCGGACGCGATCGAACTGAAGCAGTCGAACGTCGCTGAGGAAGTTCTTCGCGAATTGCCCGGCGTCGTTCCGAATATCGGTTCGGCGGTGAACAACGGCAACGGCGGTGCGTCCTACGTCGATCTTCGCGGTCTCGGCTCGACCCGTAACATCGTCCTGCTCAACGGCAACCGCGTTGCGCCGTCGGACGTGAACGGCCGTGTCGACCTCAACAACATTCCGCTTGCCCTGATCGAACGCGTCGACGCGCTGACCGGTGCGGCGGTGACCACCTATGGCGCAGATGCCATCACCGGCGTCGTCAACTTCGTCACCAAGCGCGATTTTGCCGGCTTTGAAATGACCGCGTCGGAACAGATCACTGAAAAGGGCGACGGCAACATCTTCCGTGTTGACGCGACGATCGGTGCAAACTTCGACGATGGCCGCGGTAATGCGGTGCTGAGCATCGGCTATCAGCAGGCCGACCCTGTCTATCAGGGTGCGCGCGGTTTCTCGGACAACACGCTCGACAGCTATTCGGACACGTTCATCGGTTCGGGTACGTCGGTCCCCTCGCGCTTCTCGGGCACGCGTCCGCTTACCGGCGGCGTACCGAACGTCCTCGCGCAGTATACGCAGACCGGCACCGTGCCGAACCCGAACTTTGACCCGACCCAGCCCGTCAGCGCAACGAACCCGGCGACGCTGCCGGTTCTCGCTCTGACGCCCGGCGGTGCTGCCAACGGCGGCGTTCGTCAGGTCAATAGTGCTGGCCAGGCGGTCGGCACGTTCCAAACCTACAACTTCAACCCGTTCAACATCTTCCAGACGCCGTTCGAGCGCTTCAACATCTATGGCCAGGCCAATTATGAAGTGTCCGATGCGGTGGAAGTGTACACCCGGGGCATGTTCTCGAAGAACACCGTGTCAACGATCATCGCACCGTCGGGTTCGTTCGGTGGCTCGGTTGCGATCAATCTGAACAACCCGAATCTGCCTGCGGCGCTGCGTGACCAGTTCTGTGCGTTCAACGTCGCTCCGGTGGTCAATGGCGTCGATGCCAACGGGGATCCGATTTCGGGCCAGTCTGCTTATACGCCGCGCTTTACGCCGGCTGAGTGCGCAGCGGCAGCTACGGCTACAGGCCGGAGCGATCCCAACTACCGCGAAGTCACCGTCACGCTGAACCGTCGTACGCCCGAAGTCGGCCCGCGTATCAGCAACTA
It encodes:
- a CDS encoding alpha/beta fold hydrolase, which gives rise to MATEQAAVNGISITFEDKGPRDAPVILLVMGLGGQLTLWPDEFVDALNARGFRTIRYDNRDVGLSTRFDAAGVPNLKWMFVKSLLRLPVRSAYTLADMAADGVALLDHLGIARAHIVGVSMGGMISQHIAARYPDRVLSLTSVMSTTGNPRLPRAQKEAMQVLTSRPMSGDPEDLIAYSVRAAKVIGSPGYPPDEERLQRRVRSDFERGWYPQGVARQMAAIVADGDRRPMLKSIDAPTLVIHGEGDPLVPLAGGRDTADNIPGARLLTIPGMGHDLPLGLVDTLADAIAGHAGAVARA
- the purD gene encoding phosphoribosylamine--glycine ligase, producing the protein MNILLVGSGGREHALSWQLAQSPSCAKLYAAPGNPGIEVYAECVPIAADDVDGLVAFVRTHAIDFVVVGPEGPLVAGLGDRLRAIDIPVFGPSAAAAQLEGSKGFTKDLCARAAIPTAGYVRCTSADAALAALADFAIPVVIKADGLAAGKGVIIAETRAEAEAAIADMFAGAFGGAGAEVVIEEFMTGEEASFFALSDGTNVIAFGSAQDHKRVGDGDTGPNTGGMGAYSPAPVLTKELEAEVMDRIIRPTVAALAAEGTPYVGVLFAGLMLTSEGPKLIEYNCRFGDPECQVLMMRLTGDFAALLHAAATGRLADVPAPTFTGGYALTVVMAANGYPGTPEKGGAIRNIAAAEAGGVRVFHAGTARADGAIVAAGGRVLNVTATGKSVTEAQARTYAAVDKLDFPSGFCRRDIGWREVNREAR
- the xseA gene encoding exodeoxyribonuclease VII large subunit, coding for MSVPFPSDDGTEARLLAEATAGDNAPALSVTQLSAAIKRTVEDGFARVRVRGELSGAKRAASGHFYAALKDDNALIDMVMWKGQAARLAFRPEDGIEVIATGKLTTYPGRSKYQLVVESLEVAGEGALMLLFEKLKARLGAEGLFDRERKQPLPYLPRVIGVVTSPTGAVIRDILHRLADRCPTRVIVWPVLVQGEGAAAQVANAVRGFDALAPGGPVPRPDLVIVARGGGSIEDLWAFNEEIVVRAIADCRIPTISAVGHETDVTLADYAADVRAPTPTAAAEMAVPVRAELIAQLATWRSRMTGAATRQRALAGERLTALARHLPKREALYAPQRQRLDDAAERLDRSQRHRLALAGERLVTRGAALRPALLARAWDRDRAKLAGLARLLTSLDPRALLARGYAMVRDADGAIVPSAARARGAGHLRLAFADGEVPVTVAEGDAPPPPAPSAAPAPKPARKPPAAPGRGQGELF
- a CDS encoding DUF2093 domain-containing protein encodes the protein MLIASRNRLARLQYGPNGFRILSPGDHVLCAVSGVPIGLDELRYWSVARQEPYATAAISVQAALDAARGA
- a CDS encoding M23 family metallopeptidase, translated to MTARGAAPRAIASLTLAIAAAGCVPAVADSPPAPKVAAPAAAAPSVPTTPPVPKPLPGPADFAFRGSMIQGGTLIGQVPGGTRMLTLDGAPVPVAGDGAFLIAFDRDAPASQQLVATLSDGRTVTRTLSIAAGNWRIENINAPYRGSASSDAEFERRRPAELAQIAAARASHVESDGWRQQFRWPAPGRLSGFFGSQRVYQGKPGSYHSGTDIAVPAGTPFFAPADGVVVLAADAPFTLEGNLLIVDHGMGLTSAFLHCQRLDVKVGDRVTQGQQLGTVGATGRATGPHMHWGLKWRDARLDPGTLAGPMAR